GCAGCCCGCGAAACACGTATTTGGAGGCTTCTTTCAGGAAATGAATGATGGGCTTGCGGCCGGCGTACTTGCTGAGAATAATGCCCAGCGCTATGGCCACCAGCAGCACTTGAAGCGTCAGGTTATCGGCCAAAAAGTGAGTCCAGGAGAAATCAGTGGCCCTTTTGGTGAACTCGCTCACTTTGCCGGTATCCAGCTTGCCGGTGCTCACACCCGCCCCTGGCCGCACCAGCGCCGCCACGCCCACCCCGATGAGCAGGGCCAGCGTGGTCACAATCTCAAAGTACAGCAGCGCCTTGCCGCCGATGCGCCCCACCTTCTTTAAATCCCCCATAGTGCTGATGCCGAGGGTGATGGTGAGGAAGATAATGGGGTTGATGAACAGCTTGACGACGTCGATAAACCGCTTGCCCAGAAACTCCATCTGCACGGCTTCGGCGGGCCGGAAGTGGCCTAGCAGTGCCCCGGCCACAATGGCCAGCAGCACCCAAAGCGTGAGGTTGCGGCTGAGTTTCTTGAATTTCATGGGCAGAATGTGGCGGAATTAGCTTACAAGAACGTCAGGTAAAAGAGAACGTCATGCAGAGCGCCGCGAAGCATCTTTACCGCCACCGCTAATCCTTTTTCTTTAGCGGTTGGTTTACCTGTGGCCGGCGAGATGCTTCGCGGCGCTCTGCATGACGTTCTCTTTGCTCGCATTCCCGCCCCATGACTCCCGCCATCCTGCTGCCCGCCGCCAGCTATGAATTTGCCAGCATCCAAAAGGTAAGCGGTGCCGGCCCGCCCGTGCCGGCCTCCGACCAACTGGCCGCCGAGGAACCGCTCGAAATCCGCGTGGGCTACGATGCCGGGGGCAGCGCCAGCACCGCACCCTCTCGGTCACCATGCGCACGCCCGGCCACGACGAAGAGCTGGCCGCAGGCTTCCTGCTCACCGAAGGCCTCATCCACAACAAAAAAGACCTACTCGGCATCATTCCCTGCCCCGACGTGCAAAAGGCCGAGGAGGCAGGCAATGTGGTGCGCGCCGAGCTGGCCGCGCACGTGCAAGTCGATTTTGCGGCCATGGAACGGCATTTTTACACCAGTTCCAGCTGCGGTGTGTGCGGCAAAACCAGCATTGATGCCGTGCGCACGGCCTCCTGCCCGGTGCTGCCTGCCGAGGGGCCGCACCTCAGCTACGCCACGGTGCACCGGCTGCCGGAGCGGCTGCGCGCGGCTCAGGCCGGCTTCGAGCAAACCGGCGGGCAGCACGCTTCGGCGCTGTTTTCGCCGACGGGCGAACTGCTGCTGCTGCGCGAGGACGTGGGCCGGCACAATGCCTTGGATAAAGTCATTGGGGCGGCGCTGCTGGCTGGCTGGCTGCCGCTACACCAGCACATTCTGCTGGTGAGCGGGCGCGTCAGCTTCGAGCTGGTGCAGAAGGCGGCGGCGGCCGGCATCGGCGTGCTGGCCGCCGTGGGCGCGCCCAGCAGCTTGGCCATTCAGGCCGCCGAGAGCTTCGGCATGACGGTGCTCGGCTTTGTGCGCAACGAGCGGTTCAACGTGTACTGCCACGGGTGGCGTTTGACGGAGCGCGCCGAATAAGCTTTTCTCGGCTCCGCCTCTGGGGGACTATAGCGCCGGTTTTACTTCAAAATCGAAGCTGGTAGTTCCCGCCGAGCCATTGGGGCTGAGGCCCTGCACCACCACCCGGTACTTGCCGGCCTGGTCGGAGGTATAAAACGTGAGCTCCTCTCCGCTGGCATTGGGGTTCCAGTAAAGCAGGTTGCGGAAGTCGGGCATACGGCTCTGGACGGCTTGCGGGGTGTCGTAGCGGGGGGCATAAAACTCGCGCTGGCCCTGCAGCCCTTCGTAGTCCTGCAGCAGGGCGTAGGG
This DNA window, taken from Hymenobacter sp. 5317J-9, encodes the following:
- the fdhD gene encoding formate dehydrogenase accessory sulfurtransferase FdhD, which codes for MRTPGHDEELAAGFLLTEGLIHNKKDLLGIIPCPDVQKAEEAGNVVRAELAAHVQVDFAAMERHFYTSSSCGVCGKTSIDAVRTASCPVLPAEGPHLSYATVHRLPERLRAAQAGFEQTGGQHASALFSPTGELLLLREDVGRHNALDKVIGAALLAGWLPLHQHILLVSGRVSFELVQKAAAAGIGVLAAVGAPSSLAIQAAESFGMTVLGFVRNERFNVYCHGWRLTERAE